Within the Anaerolineae bacterium genome, the region CAACGAGGCGGTCCGCCGCGAGGGCACCGATGACGACCGCCGCCAGGGTCTGGGCACCACCTGTGTGGCCGCCTGGGTGCTGGGCGACCGCCTGTACATCGCCTCGGTGGGCGATTCCCGCATCTACCTCTTGCGGGAGCAGACGCTGCACCAATTGACCACCGACCACAGTTGGGTCCAGGAAGCCGTGGAAAAAGGCGCCCTCACCCCCAAACAGGCCCGTCGCCACCCCAAGGCCCACCTCATTCGGCGCTATCTGGGCGCCCCCAAGGGCGTGCGACCCGACCTACGCCTAAAACTGCGCTGGGGGGAAAGCGACACGCAGGCCCGCCGCAACCAGGGCTTACCCCTGCGACCTGGCGACCGACTGCTGCTCTGCACCGATGGGCTGACCGATCTGGTGGCCGATGAGGAAATCCGCGAGGTCCTGCAAACCCCCTCCTTAGAAGAGGCCCTGGATCAACTGATCGCCCTGGCCCTGGAACGCGGGGGGAAAGACAACATCACCGTGGTGGGGATCAGCGTCCCATCCAGGGGGTGAGGATTCCCAAAGGGCGGGGCCGGTTCCTGGATCCGGTGGTCGGGCCCCTTCCTGGGGGCAGGATTGCGCACGCTGGGGGTGTTGCTCCTCCTGGGATGGTGGCTGTTCCTCCGGTAGTCCCTTGCTCCACCATGGTATACTTTGGGCACATCCATTCCCGGAACAGAGGTGAAGTCATGGCCAAAAAACGACGCTCCACCCCCCGGCGCAGTGCCCGGCGCGGCGGTCGGGTCGAGTTCAACCCCGATTATTCCTATGTCAAGTCCGATTTGCGCCGCATCGCCACGCTGGCAGGGAGTTTCATCTTCCTGATGGTGGTGCTTTCCTTCTTCTTCCGCTAATTTCCTCCCCCGTCGGGCGGCGCGACCGCCCGATTTTTGTCGTCGAAAGGCGTCATGATCCCCCCACTTTACGGCAAGCGCGTGCTCCTGGGCGTGACGGGCTCAGTGGCCGCCTACAAGTCGGCCCACCTGGCCTCGCGGCTGCGGCAGGCGGGAGCGCAGGTGACCGTGGTGCTCACGCCAGCGGCCGAGCGCTTCGTCTCACCGCTGACCTTCCGCGCCGTGGCCGGTGGGCGCGTGTACACCGACGCCGACCTGTGGGGCACCGAGGGGCATATCCTCCACATTGGCCTGGCCCAGCAGGTTGATGTGTTGCTCATCGCCCCCTGCACGGCCAACACGCTGGCCAAACTGGCCCACGGCCAGGCCGACAACCTACTCACCGTCACCGCGCTGGCCGCCACCTGCCCGGTCCTCGTGGCCCCGGCCATGGACGGCGACATGTGGACGCATCCCGCCACCCAGGCCAATGTAGCCCGGTTGGAAGAGCGGGGCGTTCAGGTGCTGGGCCCGGACGAAGGCCACCTGGCTTCGGGCCTGCAGGGCATCGGGCGCATGCTGGAGCCCGAGGAGATCCTGGCCCGCGTGCGCTATCTGCTCACCCGGAAACGCCCCTTGCAAGGGCGCCGGGTGCTCGTCACCGCGGGGGGGACGCAAGAGCCGTTGGACCCAGTGCGGCTGCTGACCAACCGCTCTACCGGCAAGCAGGGCTTTGCTCTGGCCCAGGCGGCCCTGGACTGGGGAGCCGAGGTGACACTCATCGCCGCGCCCACCTCTCTGCCCACGCCCCACGGCGCCCAACGGGTGGATGTGCGCACGGCCCTGGAGATGCGTGACGCCGTGTTCGCCCATCTCAACGAAGCCGAGATGCTGTTCATGAGCGCCGCCGTGGCCGATTACCGCCCGGCTCACCCGTCCCCCCACAAAATCAAAAAAAGCACCGCCGACCTGACCCTCACCCTGACGCGCAACCCGGACATCCTAACCGAGGTGGCCTCCTATCGCCGCCAAAAGGGACACCCCCCCATTGTGGTGGGTTTCGCCGCCGAAAGCCAGGACCTGCTCGCCAACGCCCGCGAAAAACTCGCCCGCAAGGCGCTGGATTTGATCGTGGCCAACGACATCTCAGCCGCCGACGCCGGGTTTGCCGTGGACACCAACCGGGCGACCCTGCTCTACGCCGACGGGCGGCAGGAAGCCCTCCCGCGTTTGAGCAAGGCCGAAATGGGCCAGGCGGTGGTGGTGCGTGCGCTGCATCTGTGGCAGGGAGGCTGGCTGGCTCATCTGGTCTCGCCCACCGCCTGGGAGGCGGCCCAGGCCCAGGACGTCTATCGCCCGCCCTCGCTGGATGAGGTGGGTTTCATCCACTTCTCGCGGCCCGATCAGGTGCCCCGCGTGGCCCAGACCTTCTTCGCCAACCGCCCTCTGCTCCTGCTTTGGGTTCAGGGGGCCCAACTGGGTACGGCGC harbors:
- a CDS encoding serine/threonine-protein phosphatase, whose translation is MIPASKAHLPVAARTHPGLKRAHNEDRFSVAAYWTPNKGTPSLLAVVADGMGGHRAGEVAAEIAVETVHRHVAASDGRHPAAILEQALRLANEAVRREGTDDDRRQGLGTTCVAAWVLGDRLYIASVGDSRIYLLREQTLHQLTTDHSWVQEAVEKGALTPKQARRHPKAHLIRRYLGAPKGVRPDLRLKLRWGESDTQARRNQGLPLRPGDRLLLCTDGLTDLVADEEIREVLQTPSLEEALDQLIALALERGGKDNITVVGISVPSRG
- the coaBC gene encoding bifunctional phosphopantothenoylcysteine decarboxylase/phosphopantothenate--cysteine ligase CoaBC, which codes for MIPPLYGKRVLLGVTGSVAAYKSAHLASRLRQAGAQVTVVLTPAAERFVSPLTFRAVAGGRVYTDADLWGTEGHILHIGLAQQVDVLLIAPCTANTLAKLAHGQADNLLTVTALAATCPVLVAPAMDGDMWTHPATQANVARLEERGVQVLGPDEGHLASGLQGIGRMLEPEEILARVRYLLTRKRPLQGRRVLVTAGGTQEPLDPVRLLTNRSTGKQGFALAQAALDWGAEVTLIAAPTSLPTPHGAQRVDVRTALEMRDAVFAHLNEAEMLFMSAAVADYRPAHPSPHKIKKSTADLTLTLTRNPDILTEVASYRRQKGHPPIVVGFAAESQDLLANAREKLARKALDLIVANDISAADAGFAVDTNRATLLYADGRQEALPRLSKAEMGQAVVVRALHLWQGGWLAHLVSPTAWEAAQAQDVYRPPSLDEVGFIHFSRPDQVPRVAQTFFANRPLLLLWVQGAQLGTALRWEEADGDLFPHLYAPLPVEAVAAVTPYGPDETGHYAPPKPPEQPPNT